A genome region from Maridesulfovibrio salexigens DSM 2638 includes the following:
- the rplK gene encoding 50S ribosomal protein L11 — protein sequence MAKKEIGKIKLQIPAGSANPSPPVGPALGQHGVNIMEFCKAFNAKTQDQKGMIIPVIITVYQDRSFSFITKTPPASTLLLKAAKLQKGSGEPNKNKVGKVTKAQVKEIAELKAPDLTAADTEAAMKSIMGTARSMGIEVTE from the coding sequence ATGGCCAAGAAAGAAATAGGCAAAATCAAGCTTCAGATACCTGCTGGCTCTGCAAACCCGTCCCCACCGGTCGGTCCTGCACTCGGTCAGCACGGTGTAAATATAATGGAATTCTGCAAGGCGTTCAACGCCAAGACGCAGGATCAGAAGGGCATGATCATTCCGGTGATCATCACTGTCTACCAAGACAGGTCCTTTTCCTTCATTACCAAGACTCCGCCGGCATCCACCCTCCTGCTCAAGGCTGCAAAGCTGCAGAAAGGTTCCGGCGAGCCTAACAAGAACAAGGTCGGTAAAGTAACCAAAGCTCAGGTTAAAGAAATTGCTGAGCTTAAAGCTCCCGACCTGACCGCTGCCGATACTGAAGCTGCCATGAAATCCATCATGGGAACAGCCCGCAGTATGGGCATTGAAGTCACAGAATAG
- the rplA gene encoding 50S ribosomal protein L1, which yields MPKHGKKYRKATEGTEQIGLTVEQAVASAVEKAYAKFDETVDVAINLGVDPKYSDQMIRGAVTLPNGLGKEIRVACFVSGEKEAEAKEAGADFVGGDDLVAKVKDGWLDFDKAIATPDMMAKVGQIGRVLGPRGLMPNAKTGTVTFDVASAVKEVKAGRVEFKVDKAGVLHAPIGKVSFGAEKLLENLKSLLETVNKLKPSSAKGTYMKAVAVATTMGPGFKIDPLAARKYSES from the coding sequence ATGCCTAAGCACGGAAAAAAATACAGAAAAGCAACAGAAGGTACCGAACAGATCGGTCTGACCGTTGAACAGGCGGTAGCTTCTGCTGTAGAAAAGGCATATGCCAAGTTCGACGAGACTGTTGATGTTGCCATCAACCTCGGCGTAGACCCCAAATACTCCGACCAGATGATCCGTGGTGCAGTAACCCTGCCCAACGGTCTTGGTAAGGAAATTCGCGTAGCTTGCTTCGTGAGCGGGGAAAAAGAAGCGGAAGCCAAGGAAGCCGGCGCTGACTTTGTCGGTGGCGATGACCTGGTTGCCAAAGTTAAGGACGGATGGCTCGATTTCGATAAAGCTATCGCAACTCCTGACATGATGGCTAAAGTCGGTCAGATTGGTCGTGTGCTCGGACCTCGTGGTCTGATGCCTAACGCTAAGACCGGCACCGTTACTTTTGACGTGGCTTCTGCCGTTAAAGAAGTAAAAGCTGGACGCGTAGAATTCAAGGTCGACAAGGCCGGTGTTCTGCATGCGCCCATCGGTAAGGTTTCTTTCGGAGCTGAAAAGCTTCTCGAAAACCTTAAATCTCTGCTGGAAACAGTGAACAAACTTAAACCTTCTTCCGCAAAAGGTACCTACATGAAGGCTGTTGCCGTAGCTACCACCATGGGACCCGGTTTTAAGATTGATCCTCTGGCAGCGAGAAAATACTCAGAGTCCTAA
- the rplJ gene encoding 50S ribosomal protein L10, translating into MNRQEKAQIIEQLKEKAERASIAIVTDFKGLGVEEFTQLRANLRNVGVDCQVVKNTLARLAFTGTDHEVLADKFKENCAIVIGYDDPVAAAKAVADFAKESKTFDMRFASLEGKYLDEDGVKALSKLPSKEELLGKALGTMNAVPTNFVSLLANVPRGFLNVLTALKDQKEAA; encoded by the coding sequence GTGAACAGGCAAGAAAAAGCCCAGATTATTGAGCAGCTTAAAGAAAAAGCTGAAAGGGCGAGTATTGCCATCGTTACCGACTTCAAAGGCCTTGGTGTGGAAGAGTTTACTCAGCTCCGCGCTAACCTGCGTAATGTCGGTGTCGATTGCCAGGTCGTCAAGAACACTCTGGCCCGGTTGGCTTTCACTGGTACTGATCATGAAGTACTGGCTGACAAATTCAAGGAAAACTGCGCTATCGTAATTGGATATGATGATCCTGTTGCAGCAGCAAAAGCAGTTGCTGATTTCGCTAAAGAAAGCAAGACTTTCGACATGCGTTTCGCATCCCTTGAGGGCAAATATCTTGACGAAGATGGCGTGAAGGCGCTTTCCAAGCTTCCAAGCAAGGAAGAGCTCCTCGGCAAAGCTCTGGGTACAATGAATGCTGTACCCACCAACTTTGTGAGCTTGCTCGCAAACGTACCCCGTGGCTTCCTCAACGTTCTGACTGCATTGAAAGATCAGAAAGAAGCTGCATAA
- the rplL gene encoding 50S ribosomal protein L7/L12: MADITKDQVVEFISNMTVLELSEFITELEEKFGVSAAAPVAAVAAMPGAAGGEAAGGEEQTEFDVILKSAGGNKIAVIKAVRALTGLGLKEAKAKVDEAPAAIKEGVEKAEAEEALKQLEEAGAEAEMK; encoded by the coding sequence ATGGCAGATATCACCAAAGATCAGGTAGTTGAGTTTATTTCCAACATGACCGTTCTCGAACTCTCCGAGTTCATCACCGAACTGGAAGAAAAATTCGGCGTTTCCGCTGCAGCTCCCGTAGCAGCAGTAGCAGCTATGCCCGGCGCAGCAGGCGGCGAAGCTGCCGGTGGCGAAGAGCAGACTGAATTTGACGTAATCCTGAAGTCCGCTGGCGGCAACAAGATTGCAGTTATCAAAGCTGTTCGCGCTCTGACCGGTCTTGGCCTCAAAGAAGCTAAGGCTAAAGTTGACGAAGCTCCCGCAGCTATCAAAGAAGGCGTAGAAAAAGCAGAAGCTGAAGAAGCTCTTAAGCAGCTTGAAGAAGCCGGTGCTGAAGCCGAAATGAAGTAA
- the rpoB gene encoding DNA-directed RNA polymerase subunit beta codes for MGQLRKIFGKIKVTLPIPHLLELQVDSFKKFLQEGVAPASRADVGLEGVFRSVFPIEDFNKTASLEYVSYDIGEPKYDMDECISKGLTYEAPIRIKVRLVVFDVDEETESRTIRDIKEQDIYFGTVPLMSEQGTFIINGTERVIVNQLQRSPGIIFEHDSGKTHTSRKVLYSCRIIPMRGSWLDFDFDHKDILYVRIDRRRKMPATVLLKAMGLSKQDILDYYYDVEEYQIDRHIVRRKVVENQYRKENAWVDLCLEDGKVIVARDKQITKFGWKKLVRGGVEYIEVDPKSLVGQFAFNDITDPDTGEVIAEAADEITEEIFERIQEVGLKDVKVLHTQGADVSSALRDSMMLDKTTDVESAQIEIYRRLRPSSPPTAEIAANFFENLFRSSDYYDLSSVGRYKLNARLNIETPLELRTLTNEDILTAVKVLCKLKDSHGPADDIDNLGNRRVRPVGELVENQYRIGLVRMERAIKERMSLQEVATLMPHDLINPKPVAAVLKEFFGTSQLSQFMDQTNPLSEVTHKRRLSALGPGGLTRERAGFEVRDVHVSHYGRICPIETPEGPNIGLIVSLTTYSKVNDFGFIESPYRTIKDSTMTDEILYYDATREVGHVVAQANAPIDEKGSFTNPLVTCRLNGDVSMHPREDATLMDISPSQTVSVSAALIPFLEHDDANRALMGSNMQRQAVPLLKTSQPLVGTGMEANVAQDSGSCVLAENDGVIDYVDAERLVVRYDDGVYPDTGGVKHYELQKWHKSNQNSCYGQRPRLPIGTPVKKGDVLADGPGIKDGELALGKNLLVAFMPWCGYNFEDSILISERVVKEDVFTSVHIEEFELVARDTKLGPEEVTRDIPNVSEEMLRNLDECGIIRLGARIAPDDILVGKITPKGETQLTPEEKLLRAIFGDKARDVKNTSLKVPPGIEGTVVDVKVFNRRSGEKDDRTRNIEDFELAKHDMKESKHIESLTNKTRVKIADVVANKQIAQTLMGRKKGEVLAEAGHIITDEILAEVPLKKLGGLFADKETNEAVKQLLAEYDKQIRIIKGIYDVKREKVTEGDDLPPGVIKMVKVYIAVKRKLSVGDKMAGRHGNKGVVSNILPEQDMPFFDNGTPMDIVLNPLGVPSRMNIGQIMETHLGWAALALGQKFAAMLDTGEALGVIRQEIKDTFESEDVYELIDSLDDEEFRLAVNKAREGIVTKTPVFDGATEEEIWDLVGKTGIGDDGKVTLYDGRTGDPFHNRVTVGVMYILKLHHLVDEKIHARSTGPYSLVTQQPLGGKAQFGGQRLGEMEVWALEAYGAAYLLQEFLTVKSDDVTGRVKMYEKIVKGDNFLEAGLPESFNVLVKELMSLGLDVNLLQDEVEETADKK; via the coding sequence ATGGGTCAGCTCAGAAAAATATTTGGAAAGATCAAAGTCACTCTGCCGATTCCCCACCTGCTCGAACTGCAGGTGGATTCCTTCAAAAAATTCCTTCAGGAAGGCGTAGCCCCCGCAAGCCGGGCGGACGTTGGCCTTGAAGGGGTTTTTCGTTCGGTTTTTCCGATTGAGGATTTCAACAAAACTGCTAGCCTCGAATATGTCAGCTACGACATCGGCGAGCCTAAATACGATATGGACGAGTGTATCTCCAAGGGGCTTACTTATGAAGCTCCTATCCGTATCAAGGTTCGTTTGGTAGTCTTTGACGTTGATGAAGAGACTGAAAGCAGAACTATCCGCGACATTAAAGAGCAGGATATCTACTTCGGAACCGTGCCGCTCATGAGTGAGCAGGGGACTTTCATTATAAATGGTACTGAACGCGTTATCGTTAACCAGCTTCAGCGTTCCCCCGGTATTATCTTCGAACACGATTCCGGTAAAACTCATACCAGCCGTAAGGTTCTTTACAGTTGCCGCATTATTCCTATGCGCGGTTCTTGGCTGGATTTTGACTTCGACCACAAAGACATTCTTTATGTGCGTATCGACCGTCGCCGCAAAATGCCTGCGACTGTTCTGCTCAAGGCCATGGGCCTCTCCAAGCAGGATATTCTCGACTACTACTATGATGTGGAAGAGTACCAGATCGATCGTCACATTGTGCGTCGCAAAGTCGTTGAAAATCAGTACCGCAAAGAAAACGCATGGGTTGATCTCTGCCTTGAAGACGGCAAAGTTATTGTTGCCCGTGATAAACAGATCACTAAGTTCGGCTGGAAAAAGCTTGTACGTGGCGGTGTAGAATATATTGAAGTAGATCCTAAGTCTCTCGTAGGCCAGTTTGCTTTCAATGATATTACTGACCCCGACACAGGTGAAGTTATTGCTGAAGCCGCTGACGAGATCACTGAAGAGATCTTTGAACGTATTCAGGAAGTTGGCCTCAAAGATGTCAAGGTCCTGCATACTCAGGGTGCTGACGTTTCTTCCGCACTGCGCGATTCTATGATGCTGGACAAAACAACTGATGTTGAGTCCGCACAGATTGAAATTTACCGCAGATTGCGCCCGAGCTCTCCGCCTACCGCTGAGATTGCTGCGAACTTCTTTGAAAACCTGTTCCGCAGCTCTGATTACTATGATCTCTCCAGCGTTGGTCGTTATAAGCTGAACGCACGTCTCAACATCGAGACTCCCCTTGAACTGCGCACCCTGACCAATGAGGATATCCTCACCGCGGTTAAGGTTCTTTGCAAACTCAAGGATAGCCACGGTCCCGCTGACGATATCGATAACCTCGGTAACAGACGTGTCCGTCCGGTTGGTGAACTGGTTGAAAACCAGTACCGCATCGGTCTTGTTCGCATGGAAAGAGCCATCAAGGAGCGCATGAGCCTCCAGGAAGTGGCGACCCTCATGCCTCATGACCTGATCAACCCCAAACCGGTTGCTGCAGTACTTAAGGAATTCTTTGGTACTTCTCAGCTTTCTCAGTTCATGGACCAGACCAACCCGCTTTCTGAAGTTACCCACAAGCGCAGACTTTCCGCGCTGGGACCCGGTGGTCTGACTCGTGAGCGTGCAGGCTTCGAAGTTCGAGATGTTCACGTTTCTCATTACGGACGTATTTGTCCTATTGAAACTCCTGAAGGTCCGAACATCGGTCTTATTGTTTCTCTGACAACTTACTCTAAGGTCAACGATTTCGGTTTCATTGAAAGTCCTTACCGGACAATCAAAGACTCCACCATGACCGACGAGATTTTATATTATGATGCTACTCGCGAAGTAGGACATGTAGTCGCACAGGCTAACGCTCCCATTGACGAAAAAGGATCATTTACCAACCCGCTGGTAACCTGTCGTCTTAACGGTGATGTATCAATGCACCCCCGTGAAGATGCAACACTCATGGACATCAGCCCCAGTCAGACAGTTTCTGTTTCTGCTGCGCTGATTCCTTTCCTGGAGCATGATGATGCGAACCGCGCACTCATGGGTTCCAACATGCAGCGTCAGGCTGTTCCGTTGCTGAAAACTTCCCAGCCTCTGGTTGGTACCGGCATGGAAGCAAACGTTGCACAGGACTCCGGTAGTTGTGTTCTCGCTGAGAACGACGGTGTTATCGACTACGTTGATGCTGAGCGTCTCGTTGTTCGTTACGATGACGGTGTTTATCCTGATACCGGCGGTGTAAAGCACTACGAACTCCAGAAGTGGCACAAATCAAACCAGAACTCCTGCTACGGTCAGCGTCCTCGTCTGCCTATCGGAACTCCTGTCAAGAAAGGCGATGTCCTCGCTGACGGTCCCGGTATCAAAGACGGTGAGCTCGCTCTTGGTAAGAACTTGCTCGTAGCTTTTATGCCCTGGTGCGGATATAACTTTGAGGACTCCATCCTCATTTCCGAGCGTGTTGTTAAGGAAGATGTGTTCACCTCAGTTCATATTGAGGAATTCGAACTTGTCGCTCGTGACACCAAGCTTGGACCCGAAGAAGTTACCCGCGATATTCCCAACGTGAGTGAAGAAATGCTTCGCAACCTCGACGAATGCGGTATTATTCGTCTTGGCGCTCGCATCGCTCCTGACGATATTCTCGTCGGTAAGATCACTCCTAAAGGTGAAACCCAGCTTACTCCCGAAGAAAAATTGCTCCGTGCAATCTTCGGTGATAAAGCACGCGATGTGAAAAACACATCCCTCAAGGTTCCGCCGGGAATTGAAGGTACCGTAGTCGACGTTAAGGTCTTCAACCGCCGTTCCGGTGAGAAAGACGACCGTACCCGCAATATTGAGGATTTCGAGCTTGCTAAACATGATATGAAAGAAAGCAAGCACATCGAGTCCCTGACCAACAAAACCCGCGTCAAAATCGCGGATGTGGTCGCTAACAAGCAGATCGCCCAGACCCTCATGGGTCGCAAGAAGGGTGAGGTACTTGCTGAAGCAGGACACATCATCACTGATGAAATCCTTGCAGAAGTACCCCTTAAGAAGTTGGGCGGACTCTTTGCAGATAAAGAAACCAACGAAGCAGTCAAACAGCTGCTCGCTGAATACGACAAGCAGATTCGCATCATCAAAGGCATTTATGATGTGAAACGCGAAAAAGTTACCGAAGGTGATGATTTGCCTCCGGGCGTAATCAAGATGGTCAAAGTCTACATCGCTGTTAAGCGTAAGCTTAGCGTAGGTGACAAAATGGCCGGTCGTCACGGTAACAAGGGTGTTGTCTCCAACATTCTGCCTGAACAGGATATGCCGTTCTTCGACAACGGTACCCCTATGGACATCGTACTGAACCCGCTTGGTGTTCCTTCACGTATGAACATCGGTCAGATCATGGAAACTCACCTTGGTTGGGCAGCTCTTGCTCTCGGTCAGAAGTTCGCAGCAATGCTTGATACCGGTGAAGCCCTCGGCGTTATCCGTCAGGAAATTAAAGATACCTTCGAATCTGAAGATGTCTACGAACTGATTGATTCACTGGATGATGAAGAATTCAGACTGGCAGTCAACAAAGCCCGTGAGGGTATTGTCACCAAAACCCCAGTCTTCGACGGTGCGACTGAAGAAGAAATCTGGGATCTGGTTGGCAAGACCGGAATCGGGGATGACGGTAAAGTTACCCTTTACGACGGACGTACCGGTGATCCTTTCCACAACCGTGTAACCGTCGGTGTAATGTACATCCTCAAGCTGCATCACCTTGTTGATGAAAAGATTCACGCTCGCTCCACCGGTCCTTACTCGCTGGTTACCCAGCAGCCTCTCGGCGGTAAGGCTCAGTTTGGTGGTCAGCGTCTCGGTGAGATGGAAGTATGGGCTCTTGAAGCATACGGCGCAGCCTACCTGCTTCAGGAATTCCTGACCGTCAAATCAGATGACGTTACCGGTCGTGTTAAGATGTACGAAAAGATCGTCAAGGGAGATAACTTCCTTGAAGCCGGCCTGCCTGAATCCTTTAACGTTCTGGTCAAGGAACTTATGTCCCTCGGCCTTGATGTTAACCTGCTTCAGGATGAAGTCGAAGAGACTGCCGACAAGAAATAA
- the rpoC gene encoding DNA-directed RNA polymerase subunit beta': MRRTSGAGLAGRGLKGIQISIASPEKIREWSFGEVKKPETINYRTFKPERDGLFCAKIFGPVKDYECNCGKYKRMKHRGIVCEKCGVEVIASKVRRERMGHIELAAPVAHIWFLKTLPSKIGTLLDITMADLEKVLYFDSYIVLDPGETPLKQYQIISEDQYFQVIDHYGEEAIEVGMGAETIKGLLAQIDMPALRHELREESLTTRSQTKKKKLTKRLKIVEAFLESGNDCQWMIMDVIPVIPPELRPLVPLDGGRFATSDLNDLYRRVINRNNRLKRLIELGAPDIIIRNEKRMLQESVDALFDNGRRGRAITGTNGRPLKSLSDMIKGKQGRFRQNLLGKRVDYSGRSVIVVGPKLKLHQCGLPKKMALELFKPFIYAELERREIATTIKSAKKMVEREDLVVWDILDDVVREYPIMLNRAPTLHRLGIQSFEPSLVEGKAIQLHPLVCSAYNADFDGDQMAVHVPLSVEAQIECRVLMMSSNNILSPANGQPIINPSQDIVLGLYYLTVERSFSKGEGMIFTAPWEVIAALDAKVVSMHARIKVRIEGELVETTPGRILVGELLPEGMGFEFANVVMTKKNIAKLVSSAYRSAGSKATVILCDRLKDLGYEHATRAAVTIGVKDLTIPAAKAGLLDTAYAEVENIEAQYREGIITRTEKYNKVVDVWTKVTNDVSAEMTNEMSTDIMVDPKTGKQETNSSFNPVFMMAHSGARGNQDQMRQLAGMRGLMAKPSGEIIETPITSSFREGLSVLQYFISTHGARKGLADTALKTANSGYLTRRLVDVVQDVTIAEHDCRTVDGLELTHYIKGGEIKERLSEKVLGRVTIYDVVKEDTGEILVPADSLIDEAAAKIIDENGINSMTVRSPLTCRAKHGICAMCYGRDLARGHVVNVGETVGIIAAQSIGEPGTQLTMRTFHIGGTASREIQQSSFEAQHNGSVVLNRMRSVRNADGHQMVLGKSCQIGIVDEQGREREKYVLPLGAKLFVEEGQQITQGTMLAEWDPLAEPFITEVTGTVKFTDLVEGKTFQERVDEATGQATYTIQEYRTTNFKPSMSICGEDGEPLTRPGSTLKAVYPLPVGAILMVKDGNVVNAGEIIARKLRETSKTKDIVGGLPRVAELFEVRKPKELGIISEIDGVVSYGPESKGKRKIVVTPEVGETKEYLVPKGRHITAQEGDFVEAGDLMTEGLPELHDILKVKGEKYLARFLVEEIQDVYRFQGVGINDKHIEVIVRQMLKKVSIVDPGETHFLVGEQVDKQRFMETNQDAVANGLKPATAQTHVLGITQASLSTASFISAASFQETTKVLTESSLCGKKDYLRGLKENVIVGRLIPAGTGFRKYARTDIIVPDQPERADKFLEELEEEPLLVNER, from the coding sequence ATGCGTAGAACATCCGGTGCAGGCCTCGCAGGGCGCGGCCTCAAAGGTATTCAGATTTCCATTGCTTCTCCCGAAAAGATCCGCGAGTGGTCTTTCGGTGAAGTTAAGAAGCCCGAGACCATCAACTACAGGACTTTCAAGCCGGAAAGAGATGGTCTTTTCTGCGCTAAAATTTTCGGACCCGTAAAAGACTACGAGTGTAACTGCGGTAAGTACAAGCGCATGAAACACCGCGGCATCGTATGTGAAAAATGCGGTGTTGAAGTTATCGCTTCCAAAGTCAGACGTGAACGCATGGGCCACATTGAGCTTGCAGCTCCTGTTGCCCATATCTGGTTTTTGAAAACCCTTCCTTCCAAAATCGGCACACTGCTTGATATCACTATGGCCGATCTTGAGAAGGTTCTGTACTTTGATTCATATATCGTTCTTGATCCGGGTGAAACCCCGCTCAAGCAGTATCAGATCATCTCTGAAGATCAGTATTTTCAGGTAATCGACCACTATGGCGAAGAAGCCATTGAAGTGGGTATGGGCGCTGAGACCATCAAAGGTCTTCTGGCTCAGATCGATATGCCCGCACTCAGGCATGAACTCCGCGAAGAGTCCCTGACCACCCGCAGCCAGACCAAAAAGAAAAAGCTGACCAAGCGTCTTAAGATCGTTGAAGCTTTTCTCGAGTCCGGTAATGACTGCCAGTGGATGATCATGGATGTAATTCCGGTCATTCCTCCCGAGCTGCGTCCTCTGGTTCCTCTTGATGGCGGACGTTTTGCAACTTCCGATCTTAACGACCTCTACCGTCGCGTCATTAACAGGAACAACCGTCTGAAGCGCCTTATTGAACTTGGTGCTCCTGACATTATTATCCGCAACGAAAAGCGCATGCTGCAGGAATCCGTTGACGCATTGTTCGACAACGGTCGCCGCGGTCGCGCAATTACCGGTACCAACGGCCGTCCCCTGAAATCCCTTTCCGACATGATTAAGGGTAAGCAGGGTCGTTTCCGTCAGAACCTGCTCGGTAAACGTGTTGACTACTCCGGTCGTTCCGTAATTGTTGTGGGTCCCAAGCTGAAACTTCACCAGTGCGGTCTTCCCAAGAAGATGGCTCTGGAGCTGTTTAAGCCTTTTATTTATGCAGAACTTGAGCGCCGTGAAATCGCAACAACCATCAAAAGCGCTAAGAAGATGGTTGAACGTGAAGACCTCGTCGTATGGGATATCCTCGATGACGTAGTTCGCGAATACCCGATCATGCTCAACCGTGCACCGACCCTTCACCGTCTTGGTATCCAGTCCTTTGAACCGTCTCTGGTTGAAGGTAAGGCTATCCAGCTGCATCCGCTTGTATGTTCTGCATACAACGCTGACTTTGACGGTGACCAGATGGCTGTTCACGTACCTCTTTCTGTTGAAGCACAGATTGAGTGTCGTGTTCTGATGATGTCTTCCAACAACATCCTGTCCCCTGCTAACGGACAGCCCATCATCAACCCCTCTCAGGATATCGTTCTCGGTCTTTACTATCTGACTGTTGAACGTTCTTTCTCTAAAGGGGAAGGCATGATCTTCACCGCTCCGTGGGAAGTTATTGCCGCTCTGGACGCTAAAGTGGTCAGCATGCATGCCCGTATCAAGGTTCGCATTGAAGGCGAACTGGTAGAAACCACTCCCGGACGTATTCTTGTGGGTGAGCTTCTTCCTGAAGGCATGGGCTTCGAGTTCGCAAACGTGGTCATGACCAAGAAAAACATCGCCAAGCTCGTTTCCAGCGCTTACCGCTCTGCAGGCAGCAAGGCTACAGTTATTCTTTGTGACCGCCTTAAAGACCTCGGTTACGAGCACGCAACCCGTGCAGCTGTTACCATCGGTGTTAAAGACCTGACCATTCCTGCTGCTAAGGCTGGATTGCTTGATACTGCATACGCAGAGGTTGAAAACATTGAAGCACAGTACCGTGAAGGTATCATCACCCGTACTGAAAAGTACAACAAGGTTGTCGACGTTTGGACCAAAGTAACCAACGACGTATCAGCCGAAATGACCAACGAGATGTCTACTGACATCATGGTCGACCCCAAGACCGGTAAGCAGGAAACCAACTCCTCCTTCAACCCGGTCTTCATGATGGCTCACTCCGGTGCTCGTGGTAACCAGGACCAGATGCGTCAGCTCGCTGGTATGCGTGGTCTGATGGCGAAACCTTCCGGTGAAATTATCGAAACTCCGATTACTTCATCTTTCCGTGAAGGTCTCTCCGTTCTTCAGTACTTTATTTCTACTCACGGTGCTCGTAAAGGTCTCGCGGATACTGCGCTGAAAACAGCGAACTCCGGTTACCTGACCCGTCGACTTGTTGACGTTGTTCAGGATGTAACCATTGCCGAACACGATTGCCGCACAGTTGATGGCCTTGAGTTGACCCACTACATCAAAGGTGGCGAAATCAAGGAAAGACTGTCCGAAAAAGTTCTCGGCCGTGTGACCATTTATGATGTAGTTAAGGAAGATACCGGTGAGATCCTCGTTCCTGCTGATTCTCTTATCGATGAAGCAGCTGCGAAGATTATTGATGAAAACGGTATCAACTCCATGACTGTTCGTTCTCCGTTGACCTGTCGTGCTAAGCACGGTATCTGCGCTATGTGTTATGGTCGTGACCTTGCAAGAGGACACGTTGTAAACGTAGGTGAAACCGTAGGTATCATCGCAGCACAGTCCATCGGTGAACCGGGAACACAGCTGACAATGCGTACCTTCCACATTGGTGGTACCGCATCCCGTGAAATTCAGCAGTCTTCTTTTGAAGCACAGCATAACGGTTCCGTTGTTCTGAACCGTATGCGCTCCGTCCGTAACGCTGATGGCCATCAGATGGTACTCGGTAAGAGTTGCCAGATTGGTATCGTGGACGAGCAGGGCAGAGAACGTGAAAAATACGTTCTGCCTCTTGGTGCTAAACTTTTTGTTGAGGAAGGGCAGCAGATCACACAAGGAACCATGCTGGCCGAGTGGGATCCGCTTGCAGAACCTTTCATCACAGAAGTAACAGGTACTGTTAAGTTTACCGACCTTGTTGAAGGTAAAACTTTCCAGGAACGTGTTGACGAAGCCACAGGACAGGCTACCTACACAATCCAGGAATACCGTACCACAAACTTTAAACCTTCAATGTCCATCTGCGGCGAAGACGGAGAACCTCTGACTCGCCCCGGATCCACACTGAAAGCGGTTTACCCGCTGCCGGTTGGCGCGATTTTGATGGTTAAAGACGGTAATGTCGTCAATGCTGGTGAGATTATCGCTCGTAAGCTTCGCGAAACTTCTAAGACCAAAGACATCGTTGGTGGTCTTCCCCGAGTTGCGGAGCTGTTCGAAGTGCGTAAACCAAAGGAACTTGGAATCATTTCGGAGATTGATGGTGTGGTCTCCTATGGACCTGAATCCAAAGGCAAGCGCAAAATTGTTGTTACCCCTGAAGTAGGTGAAACCAAAGAATACCTCGTGCCCAAAGGCCGTCATATCACTGCGCAGGAAGGCGACTTCGTAGAAGCCGGTGACCTGATGACAGAAGGTCTGCCCGAACTGCACGATATCCTCAAAGTAAAAGGCGAGAAATACCTCGCACGTTTCCTTGTTGAGGAAATTCAGGACGTTTACCGTTTCCAGGGTGTTGGAATTAACGATAAGCACATCGAAGTTATTGTCCGCCAGATGCTCAAGAAGGTCAGCATCGTTGATCCCGGTGAGACCCATTTTCTTGTGGGCGAACAGGTGGACAAGCAGCGCTTCATGGAAACCAACCAGGATGCTGTCGCTAATGGACTTAAGCCTGCTACCGCTCAGACTCATGTTCTCGGTATTACCCAGGCTTCACTTTCAACCGCCTCCTTTATTTCCGCGGCTTCATTCCAGGAGACTACCAAGGTTCTTACCGAGTCTTCTCTCTGCGGCAAAAAGGACTACCTGCGCGGCTTGAAAGAAAACGTCATCGTTGGTCGACTGATTCCGGCTGGTACCGGTTTCCGTAAGTATGCACGTACGGATATTATCGTACCTGATCAGCCCGAACGTGCAGATAAGTTCCTCGAGGAACTGGAAGAAGAACCGCTGCTCGTTAACGAAAGATAG
- the rpsL gene encoding 30S ribosomal protein S12 produces MPTINQLIRKGREKQLKRKKTPALQACPQRRGVCTRVYTTTPKKPNSALRKVARVRLTNAIEVTAYIGGEGHNLQEHSVVLIRGGRVKDLPGVRYHIVRGSLDTAGVADRRQGRSKYGAKRPK; encoded by the coding sequence ATGCCAACCATCAATCAGCTTATAAGAAAAGGGCGTGAAAAGCAGCTCAAGCGTAAGAAGACTCCTGCGCTTCAGGCCTGCCCCCAGCGCCGTGGCGTATGCACTCGCGTGTACACCACCACCCCTAAGAAGCCTAACTCCGCACTGCGTAAGGTCGCTCGTGTGCGTCTGACTAATGCCATCGAAGTTACTGCATACATCGGTGGTGAAGGTCATAACCTTCAGGAACACTCCGTGGTACTCATCCGTGGTGGTCGTGTAAAAGACTTACCTGGTGTTCGTTACCACATCGTTCGCGGCTCCCTCGACACCGCTGGTGTTGCAGATCGTCGTCAGGGTCGTTCCAAGTACGGCGCAAAGCGTCCTAAATAG